The DNA sequence TACTAAAAAATTGTACCCTCAAAAATCTATAAACCAGCTAATCAGTAGTAAAACAATACAATAACGGCTAACTAAACAGCATTTTGCTTGTTAATTAATCGTTCGCGCATTTTATTGAAATAATCATCAATAAAGCCCTTGCCAAGGTTCATAAAATCTCTATAATGCGCCCCACGGAAACGGGAAAGACGCAAGTCAGTCCGGTTATTTAGAACGAAAGAGGTTAAGTTTTTAATAATGTATCACGTTGATTAAAAACATTAAAACTAACCCTTGACATCGTTTGCAGGTAGCGTAATATGCGCACCTCGCCGAAAGGCACGCTCTTTAACAATTTAATCAAACAATCTGTGTGGACACTTATTGTTGATGTGATTTCAAAAAAATCAAAGTCCTTTTGCTGCTTATGTAGCACAAGGCAGTAACTTTTCACTTCGTGAATAGATTGCTCATCAATAAAAGTGACACACGAATAAATTTATTTATTCAGAATAATAAGTTATTCATTGTTTTTGTACTTAGGTATGGAGATGAAGAGTAATTAGTTTTAGTCAGTTATATTGAGTCGCAGCGCAAGCTGCAAATTAAACTTTAAATTGAAGAGTTTGATCATGGCTCAGATTGAACGCTGGCGGCAGGCTTAACACATGCAAGTCGAACGGTAACAGAGAATAGCTTGCTATTTTGCTGACGAGTGGCGGACGGGTGAGTAATGCTTGGGAATTTGCCTTGTTGCGGGGGACAACAGTTGGAAACGACTGCTAATACCGCATAATGTCTCCGGACCAAAGGTGGCCTCTATTTATATGCTATCGCGACAAGATGAGCCCAAGTGGGATTAGCTAGTTGGTAAGGTAATGGCTTACCAAGGCGTCGATCCCTAGCTGGTCTTAGAGGATGACCAGCCACACTGGAACTGAGACACGGTCCAGACTCCTACGGGAGGCAGCAGTGGGGAATATTGCACAATGGAGGAAACTCTGATGCAGCCATGCCGCGTGTGTGAAGAAGGCTTTCGGGTTGTAAAGCACTTTCAGCGAGGAGGAAAGGGTAATGGTTAATATCCACTATCTGTGACGTTACTCGCAGAAGAAGCACCGGCTAACTCCGTGCCAGCAGCCGCGGTAATACGGAGGGTGCGAGCGTTAATCGGAATTACTGGGCGTAAAGCGCGCGTAGGCGGTTAATTAAGTCAGATGTGAAAGCCCAGGGCTCAACCTTGGAACTGCATTTGAAACTGGTTAACTAGAGTTTTGTAGAGGGTGGTAGAATTTCAGGTGTAGCGGTGAAATGCGTAGAGATCTGAAGGAATACCAGTGGCGAAGGCGGCCACCTGGACAAAGACTGACGCTGAGGCGCGAAGGCGTGGGGAGCAAACGGGATTAGATACCCCGGTAGTCCACGCAGTAAACGATGTCTATTAGAAGTTTGTGGCTATATGCCGTGGGTTTCAAAGCTAACGCATTAAATAGACCGCCTGGGGAGTACGGCCGCAAGGTTAAAACTCAAATGAATTGACGGGGGCCCGCACAAGCGGTGGAGCATGTGGTTTAATTCGATGCAACGCGAAGAACCTTACCATCCCTTGACATCCAGAGAATCTGTTAGAGATAGTAGAGTGCCTTCGGGAACTCTGAGACAGGTGCTGCATGGCTGTCGTCAGCTCGTGTTGTGAAATGTTGGGTTAAGTCCCGCAACGAGCGCAACCCTTATCCTTAGTTGCCAGCACGTAATGGTGGGAACTCTAGGGAGACTGCCGGTGATAAACCGGAGGAAGGTGGGGACGACGTCAAGTCATCATGGCCCTTACGGGATGGGCTACACACGTGCTACAATGGCAAATACAAAGGGTTGCTAGCCTGCGAAGGTATGCGAATCTCATAAAGTTTGTCGTAGTCCGGATCGGAGTCTGCAACTCGACTCCGTGAAGTTGGAATCGCTAGTAATCGTGGATCAGAATGCCACGGTGAATACGTTCCCGGGCCTTGTACACACCGCCCGTCACACCATGGGAGTGGGCTGCACCAGAAGTCATTAGCTTAACCTTTCGGGGATGGCGATGACCACGGTGTGGTTCATGACTGGGGTGAAGTCGTAACAAGGTAGCCCTAGGGGAACCTGGGGCTGGATCACCTCCTTACGTAAAGAGACACACATTAAGTATTTGCGTAGCAAAAACTTAAACCGCTAGTAGATTTGCGTAGCAAATGTACGTTAGGGACAATGAGTGTTCACACAGATTGTTTGATTAAAATGATAAAGCGCAAGTAGTTTCTATGTCCCCATCGTCTAGAGGCCTAGGACACCGCCCTTTCACGGCGGTAACAGGGGTTCAAATCCCCTTGGGGATACCACTTTTTATTTAAATAAATAAAAGTTATATTTGCTCCGCAAATTAATTTTCTGTATTTAAGAAAATTGAACCTGCTTATAATGACGCACTTATTAACTGTTCTTTATAAAGAATAATTAATAAGTGTTTTTTTAACACTGCTCTTTAACAATTAGGAAAGCTGATAAAAGTTCTTTTTATCACACAAAAACAATGGCACTCAGGTGTTGATTGGTGTGATAAATTAAACGAAAAGTTTGTATTTCACACAGTGAAATATAAACAGTTCTCGTTTATTAACACTTAGGTGTTAGTAAATGAATAAAGCAAAAATAAATATTATTCAAACTGATACTTTGGATAATATACGTATCTATTGAGTGATTGTTAATTCAATTATTCTTAGGTGCACGAAAAACGAATGTTGTTTTTTGTATTGTAAAATATGAGAAATCGCAAGCGTCTTGGAAACTCAAATAAATACAAAATCTAGATTTTGTTGTCTTATGTGTTTTTTGAATGTTATTAACATTCATAAAAACGCTTAAAGTGACACCTTTTAGGTGTTGTATGGTTAAGTGAATAAGCGTGCACGGTGGATGCCTAGGCAATTAGAGGCGATGAAGGACGTGGTAATCTGCGATAAGTCCAGGGGAGTTGATAACAAGCGTTATATCCTGGAATTTCCGAATGGGGCAACCCGGCACTTAGTGTCATCGTTAAGTGAATACATAGCTTAACGAAGCGAACGAGGGGAACTGAAACATCTAAGTACCCTTAGGAAAAGAAATCAACCGAGATTCCGATAGTAGCGGCGAGCGAAATTGGAACAGCCCTTAAGCTGTTTAAAAGTTAGTGGAAGGCTCTGGAAAGTGCCGCGATACAGGGTGATAGCCCCGTACACAAAAACTTCTTTACAGTGAAAGCGAGTAGGTCGGGACACGAGAAATCCTGACTGAATATGGGGGGACCATCCTCCAAGGCTAAATACTCCTAATTGACCGATAGTGAACCAGTACCGTGAGGGAAAGGCGAAAAGAACCCCTGTGAGGGGAGTGAAATAGAACCTGAAACCGTGTACGTACAAGCAGTAGGAGCGGACATTGTGTTCCGTGACTGCGTACCTTTTGTATAATGGGTCAACGACTTAATTTCAGTAGCAAGGTTAACCAAATAGGGGAGCCGTAGGGAAACCGAGTCTTAACTGGGCGAATAGTTGCTGGGATTAGACCCGAAACTTGGTGATCTAGCCATGAGCAGGTTGAAGGTTGAGTAACATCAACTGGAGGACCGAACCCACTAATGTTGAAAAATTAGGGGATGACTTGTGGCTGGGGGTGAAAGGCCAATCAAACCAAGAGATAGCTGGTTCTCCTCGAAAGCTATTTAGGTAGCGCCTCGTGTATCACTGTTGGGGGTAGAGCACTGTTTGGGCTAGGGGGTCATCCCGACTTACCAACCCCATGCAAACTCCGAATACCAACAAGTGCAATCACGGGAGACACACGGCGGGTGCTAACGTCCGTCGTGGAAAGGGAAACAACCCAGACCGCCAGCTAAGGTCCCTAAGTATATGTTAAGTGGGAAACGATGTGGAAAGGCTCAGACAGCTAGGAAGTTGGCTTAGAAGCAGCCATCTTTTAAAGAAAGCGTAATAGCTCACTAGTCGAGTCGGTCTGCGCGGAAGATTTAACGGGGCTAAACATATCACCGAAGCTGCGGATGCTTATTTATAGGCATGGTAGAGGAGCGTTCTGTAAGCCGTCGAAGGGAAAGGTGTAAACCATCCTGGAGGTATCAGAAGTGCGAATGTTGACATGAGTAACGATAAGGGAGGTGAAAAACCTCCCCGCCGGAAGACCAAGGGTTCCTGTCCAACGTTAATCGGGGCAGGGTGAGTCGACCCCTAAGGCGAGGCCGAAAGGCGTAGTCGATGGGAAACGGGTTAATATTCCCGTACCCTTTATTATTGCGATGGGAGGACGGAGAAGGCTAGGTGGGCCTGGCGATGGTTGTCCAGGTTCAAGTGCGTAGGCGGGAGACTTAGGTAAATCCGGGTTTCTTTTAACGCTGAGACACGATGTCGAGTCACCAAGGTGATGAAGTCATTGATGCCATGCTTCCAGGAAAAGTCTCTAAGCTTCAGATAATAGAGGATCGTACCCCAAACCGACACAGGTGGTCAGGTAGAGAATACTAAGGCGCTTGAGAGAACTCGGGTGAAGGAACTAGGCAAAATGGTACCGTAACTTCGGGAGAAGGTACGCCTCCGACGGTGACGAGACTTGCTCTCTGAGCTGTTGGAGGCCGAAGATACCAGATGGCTGCAACTGTTTATTAAAAACACAGCACTCTGCTAAATCGTAAGATGACGTATAGGGTGTGACGCCTGCCCGGTGCCGGAAGGTTAATTGATGAGGTTAGACTTAGGTCGAAGCTTTTGATCGAAGCCCCGGTAAACGGCGGCCGTAACTATAACGGTCCTAAGGTAGCGAAATTCCTTGTCGGGTAAGTTCCGACCTGCACGAATGGCGTAATGATGGCCATGCTGTCTCCACCCGAGACTCAGTGAAGTTGAAATCGCAGTGAAGATGCTGCGTCCCCGCGGCTAGACGGAAAGACCCCGTGAACCTTTACTACAGCTTAGCAGTGAACTTAGAGCCTACATGTGTAGGATAGGTGGGAGGCTTTGAAGCGTTGTCGCTAGATGACGTGGAGCCAACCTTGAAATACCACCCTTGTATGTTTTGAGTTCTAACCATGGCCCCTGAATCGGGGTTTGGGACACTGTTTGGTGGGTAGTTTGACTGGGGCGGTCTCCTCCTAAAGAGTAACGGAGGAGTACGAAGGTTGGCTAATCACGGTCGGACATCGTGAGGTTAGTACAATGGTATAAGCCAGCTTAACTGCGAGACAGACACGTCGAGCAGGTACGAAAGTAGGTCATAGTGATCCGGTGGTTCTGAATGGAAGGGCCATCGCTCAACGGATAAAAGGTACTCCGGGGATAACAGGCTGATACCGCCCAAGAGTTCATATCGACGGCGGTGTTTGGCACCTCGATGTCGGCTCATCACATCCTGGGGCTGAAGTCGGTCCCAAGGGTATGGCTGTTCGCCATTTAAAGTGGTACGCGAGCTGGGTTTAGAACGTCGTGAGACAGTTCGGTCCCTATCTGCCGTGGGCGTTTGAGAATTGAGAGGAGCTGCTCCTAGTACGAGAGGACCGGAGTGGACGAACCGCTGGTGTTCGGGTTGTATCGCCAGATGCATTGCCCGGTAGCTACGTTCGGAATCGATAACCGCTGAAAGCATCTAAGCGGGAAGCGAGCCTCGAGATGAGTTCTCACTGGAGCTTTAAGCTCCCTAAAGGGCCGTTGGAGACTACAACGTTGATAGGCAAGGTGTGTAAGTGCAGTAATGTATTGAGCTAACTTGTACTAATTACCCGTGAGGCTTAACCATACAACACCTAAGACGTGTTGAGTTGCAGTAGACGCATAGTGGGTCAGTGAATGTTATTAACATTCCCTCTGATTAAGCTAAGAGTTGAAACAACAGTATCCAAGACAAAAAAAAAATATGCTTGCGAAACATATTTTACAAAAATTAATGCTTGTATCAAAACACAGAACAATAAACAGCTTTTCTAATTAACTTTTTATGCTTGGCGACCATAGCATTGTGGTACCACCTGATCCCATTCCGAACTCAGCAGTGAAACGCAATTGCGCCGATGGTAGTGTGGGGTCTCCCCATGTGAGAGTAGGTCATCGCCAAGCGCCTAATAACGATAAATCCCAGTCCTTCGAAAGAAGGGCTGGGATTTTTTCGTTATTACGGCTTTGACGTGATGACCAACTCGAACATGGGAATTATAAAAAAGCATGCCGAAGGCATTCAGATCATGTGATAGTAGGGCGAATCAGGCGACAGCCTGGGTTTATGAGCGGAGGAGCTCTGCGAGTCCTGTTCCATCGCCCGCATCTCGCACAAGCTAAGCAATTAAATCCAGATAAATCCCTGTTGACTAATGTCAGCAGGGATTTTTTGTTTGAGTGCTTGAGATGATGACTACTCGAGCATCGGACATAAAGAGCAGCCACGGAGTGGCATTCAAGCCATGTGACAGTAGGGCGAATTTGGCGCCAGCCAAGGTTTATGAGCGGACGAGCTCTGCGAGTCCTGTTCCATCGCCAAGCGCCTAATTAAACCAACCCAGTAAGTCTTTTCTTACTGGTTTTTTTTAATTCTATCGATTGATGACTTACTCTCGAGTATGGAGGCGAATTTTGCATTAGCAAAGTGTCATGAGCGGGCTAAGCTCTGCGTGCCCTGTAGAATCACGCGTTAGCCAAGGTTTATGAGCGGACGAGCTCTGCGAGTCCTATTCCATGGCCAGTATCTCGCACAAGCTAGGTAACCTGAATTCGGGATAAGAATTAAAATAAATTGAACTTAATGCCTGTTCCACGATCTGATCTTTTAACTAAAAAAAATCAGATATAAAAAGGGACGGGCATGATTAATTTAACGGATACATTTTGTGATGTAGATGATTTTTGCAAAGCTTTTATCCCTGAGTGGGAAGCGCGTTTAATAACCAATGGTGAGATAAAAAGACGAAGGGTTAACCGCATGAGTAAAGCCGAAATAATGACAATTATCATTAGCTTTCATCAATCTCATTACAGAGATTTTAAAAATTATTACTTAGGATATGTAGCCAAATATTTAAAACCGTATTTCCCTGCGCTACTAAGCTACACAAGGTTTATAGAGGTTATGCCATCCGTCATCATTCCTTTGAATACCTATTTAACGACCTTGTTTGGCAAGCCAACGGGGATTGCTTTTATTGACTCCACAAAAATTGCAGTATGCCATATTATTAGAGCAAAACGTAACAAGGTTTTTAACGGAACGGCCAAGCATGGGAAAGGTACAATGGGGTGGTTCTTTGGCTTCAAACTACACCTCATAGTGAATCACCTTGGCGATATATTGAGTGTAAAAATAACAGAAGGTAATGTAGATGATCGTAACCCAGTTCCTGACATGGTTGGCGCTTTATCAGGCAAACTATATGGTGATAAAGGCTACTTAGGCAAAGCGTTAGCGAGTAAATTACAAGAAAAAGGTGTTGAACTGATAACAAATGTTCGAAAAAACATGAAAAAGGGAGTAATAAGCAAGTGGGATAAAGCGATGCTCAGCAAGCGTTATCTTATCGAAACAATCAATGATCAAGTAAAAAACATTTCATATGTAGAGCACACTCGACATCGCAGTATTACTGGCTTTGTTGCAAATATGTTGGGTGGTTTAATTGCCTATTGCCTACAAAAAGATAAGCCATCAATCAATTTAACACCCAATGAAAAAAATGTGATAATTGGTGAAAATATCATAATGGCTTAACCCGATCTCAGGTTAGGTAATTAAACACAGATAAATCCCAGTCCTTCTTTGAAGAGCTGGGATTTTTTCGTTGAAGCGTTTGAGACGATGACTACTCGAACATGGTGAAGGTTAACAGCATGCCGCAGTGAGAGTATCGCGGGAGCACTGGTTTACAAACGGGGGGAACTCTATCAGGACTGTTGATTTTGCAGAAGCTGAGTGTCACGAAGAGGCTAAGTTCTGCGAGCTCTGATTACTTGCCGGCAGGCAAGTGCCAAGAACTGGGACCCTGTCCCTGTCCCATTACCAGCGTCTGCAACTGAAAAAGGAGTTGGAGTGCAGGAGCTGAAAATTTGTGCACTTCTAGTATTATTTTTTAAATTAAGCCCCGTGCTTGTAATAAAGCTGTTTTAAAGTCATCTTTACAGTCTTTAGCAATGCCAGGTAGCATCTCATTAGCTTCGATTTGATCCATTTTGAGATGATAAATAATGACTTCATCATTCAGTTTTTCCAGAGGTTTATCAAATCCCGATTCTTGAGTCAGGCGCACTAAAGTTTCTATCAGACTTAACTCTTTATTTTTTAACCAGTAAGGTTTTAATAATTCTATTACTTTATTAATACGATCTGATTGCATATTTTTCTCTTTTTATGAATTAGCCTGCTTAGGCCAACTTTAGCGGCACTAACTTACGATTTAAAATTTCCTGATTACTTATAGCAAATCCAATAATTTGTTATCTATTTTTCTTTGTTCAAATAGAAGCTTCATTAACCAATTTGGTGTTATTTACTAAGTCGCTAAATGATGACGTAATTCATTTAACACTTGTTTCGCATCAGGCTTTACTCCACGCCAAATCGCAAAACTTTCTGCTGCTTGTCCAACTAACATACCCAACCCGTCAAGGATAAATTTTGCACCCTGCTCTTTTGCCCAGGCATTAAAGGGGGTTACTTGTGCGCTATACATCATGTCGTATATTGTAGTTTCAGGTCGAATCAATTTAGTACCGATTAGAGGCACTTCACCATGTAAACTCGCAGATGTTGAATTGATGATTAAATCGAACTCACCTGATAATTCTGAAAATTCACAAGCAGATATATTGCCTAGTTTTGTGAATATTGTTGTGAGGGTTTGTGCTTTTGAAAAGGTACGGTTCGCGATTATCAGCTCTTTTGGGTGTTCAGCTAATAACGGTCCACAGACTCCTCGAGCAGCTCCTCCTGCTCCAATTAACAAAATACGAGACCCCTTAAGCGTTACATTATTGTTCTTAAGATCTAATACCAATCCAGCGCCATCGGTATTATCCCCAATGATAATACCGTCATCGGTTAATTTCAAAGTATTTACCGCACCGGCCAATGCTGCCCGTTCTGTTAACTGTTGTGCGTATTGGTATGCCTGCTCTTTAAAGGGGGCTGTAATATTACAACCTTTTCCTTGTTCTAAAAAAAAGTCTTTTAAAGCAGTTTTAAAATCATCTGTTGCTGGTTCAATTGCACTGTAAACTATCTTTTCTTGTGTTTGCTGTGCAAATAAAGTGTGAATAAAGGGGGACTTACTTTGTTTAATTGGATTGCCAAAGACGGCATAGTTATCCATGTGGACTCCAAAATAGTTGATGATTTTTAAATAACAGATAATTTCACATTTTAAAATTACCAGTGAAAATTTACCGTGCACAAGACAGTTAGCTATCGCAACCGTTTTCCAGTCGATGCATGAAAAATTTGTGTTGGGGTTGATAGCCCAGAAACAGGGGCATCGATAACTAAGTTCAATAAGGTATTACTTTTGAACATTTTATTAACTTGCTGGCTACTTAAGGCGGCTTCTAAACTGGATAAATTGGCGCTGGTCGAGATGATTGGTTTATCAAATGCCAGACATATCTGCCTAACGATAGGGTGAGCGGTCACTCTTACCGCAACGCTTTCAAAGTCACCACTTATCAATTTTGAAAGGTTTTTTTGTGAAGGTACAATCCAGGTAATTGGGCCTGGCCATGTTTTTTTTATCACTGTCAGTTGCGCAGCAGTTAATAAAGAAAAATCAGCATATTTTTCTAATTGCTCAATACTGGCGGCTATTAAAATCAATCCCTTATAAGCGGGGCGTTGTTTTAATAAAAGAATTTTTTGAATGGCAGCTTCGCAGTCAGGATCGCACCCTAATCCAAAAACAGACTCAGTGGGGTATGCAATAACGCCTTGAGATTTAAGTATCTTCAGGGCGTCATTTAATTCACTTTGTTTCAACAAAAGTAACAAATCCGTTATAGGCTTGCTAATTTAAGCTGTAATGCAGCATCTTTTGCAATAACAGCTTGCGCATTTTCAGCACGATTTTCTTTGACGCGTTTTGCCAGCTCGTCATCGGCAACCGCAAGAATTTGCGCTGCAAGATAAGCTGCATTTTTTGCGCCTGCACTGCCAATTGCAACAGTTGCAACCGGTACACCGGCAGGCATCATTACCGTTGACAATAATGCATCTTGGCCGTTTAAGGGGCCACAGTCAATTGGCACGCCAATAATGGGTCGTGTTGTTATTCCAGCAACAGCGCCGGCTAAGTGCGCGGCAAGACCGGCGGCACAGATAAATACTTTACAACCACGATTTTCTGCATCGGTTACATATGCATGTGTCGCAGCTGGAGTACGGTGTGCTGAAGTTACTTTAACTTCAAAAGCGATAGAAAAAGATTTTAATATCTCAATCGTACCTTGCATAACAGGCAGATCAGAATCTGAGCCCATTAATATGGCTACAAAAGGTTTAGTCAAGGTTCTTCCCTCTTTGGGTTGTAGGTTAAAAATTTAGCGAAAAAACAATTATTATATAGGCTTGCCTCGGTAACCACATCCTTTTTTTGGACATATTATGCGAAATGTGCTGGCTGTTTTTCGCTCGACCAAAATTGGCCAGTGACAGTCTGGGCAAAATTGATTGACTGGTTTGTCATTAACCGCATATTTGCAGCTTGGGTAGTTATCACAGGCATAAAATATTTTTCCAAATCGAGAGTGGCGTTTAATTAAATGTCCATTTTTACATGACGGGCAAGGTACAGACTCTTTTTCATCTGCTATTTCTTTTTTTTCAGAAAGTTGTTCTGTATGCGAGCATTCAGGATAAGCACTACAGCCAATAAATAATCCATACTTACCTTGTTTTAGTACTTGTTCTTTTCCACAAAGCGCGCAACGGGTGCCTGGTAGGACTTTTTCTATTTCACTTTTTTCATGCAAAGGCCGCAAATATTTACACTCTGGATAGTTTGAGCAGCCGAGAAAAATACCCTGTTTACTATTGCGAATATGCAGTTCGCTAGCGCACTCCGGGCAGAGTTCTTTGGTTTTTTTATGATGGCTATGTAAACCTTCTTGGCTATTTGGCATATTAATGAATTAATCCATCTTCAAAATCAAGTAACATAGATTCAAGCTGCATAAAGGCATCTTCACTATTTGGATCGTTAAATAAGACCATTAATATTAACCACTTAAGATCAGAAAGTGTTAATTCATCCACATCTAAAGACATGACACAATCAATAACAACTTCTTGTGTGTGAGTATTTAATATGTCAGCTTGATTTAAGTAGGAGATAAACCCCTGACCGTCACAGCTTATTCTGTGCTGCTCAGCCGCACTGTAAATTCGATGTGAGGTTTCTTTTGCTAATTGCGTTTTACTCTCCGGATTCTGTTCATGTAAGCTAGTGAGGTTATCAAGCCATGCGAGTGCTTTTGAAATATCGTTCTTCTGAAAACCTTCTTCCAATAATTCATCAGTGATCTCCTGCGCATCTATTTCTGTGCTTTGATCAATTTGCATATAGCTTTCAAAAAGATACATTATTATTTCAAACATATTTAACCTTGTTTTTTAATGTTGGTGATAAAATGACAACCGCATCTAATTGCTTAACTTTATATAACCTTGGGTTGTGACTGTTATTCTACCAGTTATCTCAAGTTCTATTAACTGATTTTGTAAGGTCGCTACATCGAAACCGCTACGATTCAATAATTGCTCAAGGGTAGTGAGGTGAAAATCAATATGCTTTAAGAGAGGGTGGCAAGGTGTGGCAAGGGATGTTGTTTCTCCATCACTGCTTGAAAATGGGTCACATAAGTGGCTAAATTCATCACATATATCCTGAGTATTCATGACCAGTTTTGCACCCTGTTGAATCAGTTGATGGCAGCCCCAGGCCTCTGCATTATCAATTGAACCGGGCAGGGCAAAGACATCCCGATTTTGCTCTAATGCATAGCGTGCAGTGATTAATGATCCGCTACGTTTTGAAGCCTCAATCACTAACACGCCTAAACTTAAACCTGAAATAATGCGATTCCGTCTGGGGAAATTAGCAGGAAAGGCAGCTGCGTTTGGCCAAAACTCTGATACCAACAACCCCTTTTCTTTTATTTGCTGTGCAAGTTTAAGATGCCGCTTTGGATAAATGTTATTTAATCCGGTACCTAATACAGCAACAGTATGACCCTGTTTGTCAATAGCTCCTTGATGCGCAAGCCCATCAATGCCAATGGCTAAACCACTGGTAATGGTAAAACCTGAAGTACTTAATTGCTGTGCGAATTGATAAGCCTTTTCTTGCCCGTAGGGGGTACAGTTACGACTCCCTACTATCGCAATTTGAGGGGTGCTTAATAAACCAATATTGCCTTGTAAATAAAGTAATAATGGGGGGCTGCTTATTTCCCTTAATAATTGCGGGTAATGTGGGCTGTCGTAACAAATAATATGATTTTCTGGTGAGTTATCTAACCAGGACAGGTTACTTTCAATTAATTTTAGATTCGGTTTAAGCAGCGCTGCTATTTGATTGTCTTTTAATCCGTAGGCTTGCAGTTGATTTCGAGATAACTGTAATAACTGTTCAATTGAATGATAAGTCAGCAGTTTTAATAGCGTGCGTTTATGAAGCGTTGGGATGGCATCTAAAACCATCCAATAGCGACTATTATGTTCATTATTTTGTGGTGAAAATAAGTTAAATTGAATAGTTACCTGCCTTGTTACTATCTGACCCTAAAATTAATCGGGTTAGATAGTAACATGATATTAAAGAACTAAAACGCTAGGCCTTGTATTTTATAATTTGGGGCTATTACCTCGGTGCTGCGCATTATCATAGCGATACTTACTTTATCATAGACTCTAAATACCAATAGTTCACCAATACGCTCTGCGGGTATTTTAATATCAGGGCTTCCTATTTGGTCAAGTTTTGAAGCATACTTTTGATAAACAACGCTATTTTTATTAATTAAAATACCCGGTCCCGACCTTAAAATAGAAAACATAGAGCCTATTTGAACATTATCTCGCTGACCTTTGTTGATCACCACAATATCCCACTTACCAGCTGCTTTTGAATTGTTAAGTGCAGCAATAATCTGACCTTGCATTGTTTTTGGAACTGATTGGGGCAAAAAATAGGCTGGCAGTGTTTCATATTCCGGAATGGGTAATATTAAATCCCCCTGACGGGCTTCCCTTGAGCTGCTTATAAAATCATGCGGAGTGACCTGCTCGGTGCCGCTAACATTTGGGTTTTTAGAGACTTCTGAGAGGCCAATAAAAATCAGTTGCTTGCCTAAAAATTCTTTACTGACAGAATCTATATAGTCTTCACCTAAACGATAAACACCATACAACTTACCTTTATCGTATTGTCCCTGCCCATAAAAGATATCTCCTTCAAAGAAACGAGGAGTTGCCTTTCCATCGCCGAGTAAACGAGGTGCACCAGTCAATAACGCCGGATCAATGATATGGTCTCTTGATAAAAAAGAGGAGATAGAAGCTAAGGGAATCGTTGGGATGGCTGCCTGTTTTTCCTGTAATCTTGGTGTTGGTGATAATTTTTTTAATATCTTACGGGAAAGTTGAGGCTCTCCATC is a window from the Psychromonas ingrahamii 37 genome containing:
- a CDS encoding LysM peptidoglycan-binding domain-containing protein, yielding MKLNLITAFLIGIVVSVVAIADTLTLKDNHPETYEVVKGDTLWDISAHFLNSPWLWPRLWQKNSQIKNPDLIYPGDILTLIWVDGEPQLSRKILKKLSPTPRLQEKQAAIPTIPLASISSFLSRDHIIDPALLTGAPRLLGDGKATPRFFEGDIFYGQGQYDKGKLYGVYRLGEDYIDSVSKEFLGKQLIFIGLSEVSKNPNVSGTEQVTPHDFISSSREARQGDLILPIPEYETLPAYFLPQSVPKTMQGQIIAALNNSKAAGKWDIVVINKGQRDNVQIGSMFSILRSGPGILINKNSVVYQKYASKLDQIGSPDIKIPAERIGELLVFRVYDKVSIAMIMRSTEVIAPNYKIQGLAF